A region from the Streptosporangium sp. NBC_01756 genome encodes:
- the glgP gene encoding alpha-glucan family phosphorylase: MRAIRRFTVRTVLPPELASLGELVHNLRWSWHPETLDLFAEVDPVVWERVGHDPVALLGAVDPARLRELAADRRFLRRVADAADDLREYMTAPRWYQTIPDAPRAVAYFSPEYGIAAALPQYSGGLGILAGDHLKTASDLGVPILAVGLLYRHGYFTQSLSPEGWQLEHYPSLDPGGLPLTLLKEEDGTPVRVGITLPEHRTLHAQVWVAQVGRVPLLLLDSDVAENDNAARDVTDRLYGGGTDHRLMQELLLGVGGVRAIRAYSRVSGHPEPEVFHTNEGHAGFLGLERIRELTESRLSFDEALEAVRAGTVFTTHTPVPAGIDRFPSDMIARQFGGDNAWPTVPVDRILALGAEDEPGKFNMAAMGMRLAQRVNGVSELHGEVSREMFQGLWPGFDLDEIPIGSITNGVHAPTWVGREIMELAGRELPTLVERAQGWEGVNKISDADIWEIRGRLRARLVEGARERLRRSWLDRGASKAELGWIDDALDPNVLTIGFARRVPSYKRLTLMLCDPDRLRELLLDPDKPVQIVIAGKAHPADEGGKKLIQQIVKFADSEGVRHRIVFLPDYDMALGQLLVQGCDVWMNNPLRPLEACGTSGMKAALNGGLNLSIRDGWWDEWYDGTNGWAIPTADGVIDPDRRDELEAGALYDLIDHEVADRFYDRASDGLPLRWLEMVRHTLTSLGPKVLAGRMLRDYVVGLYTPAAESARALLADGYEPAKAFAAWRLKVSQAWPGIRVEHVEASNLADTPEVGAALELRATIALGELEPGDIRVQAAYGLVGLHDELVGPAYADLALETVGDDGKAVFGGTIPLDRTGAFGYTVRVVPSHPLMAAPSELGLIAVPEEPAGMTNGTLR; the protein is encoded by the coding sequence GTGAGAGCAATCCGCAGGTTCACCGTCCGCACCGTCCTTCCTCCGGAGCTGGCCTCCCTCGGCGAGCTTGTCCACAATCTTCGTTGGTCGTGGCATCCCGAGACGCTTGATCTCTTCGCCGAGGTCGACCCGGTCGTCTGGGAGCGTGTAGGCCACGACCCGGTCGCCCTGCTCGGCGCCGTCGACCCGGCGCGCCTGCGCGAGCTGGCCGCCGACCGCCGGTTCCTCCGGCGGGTCGCCGACGCGGCGGACGACCTCCGTGAGTACATGACCGCGCCGCGGTGGTATCAGACGATTCCCGACGCCCCACGGGCCGTCGCCTACTTTTCGCCCGAGTACGGCATCGCCGCCGCCCTGCCGCAGTACTCCGGCGGCCTGGGCATCCTCGCCGGCGACCATCTCAAGACGGCCAGCGACCTCGGCGTGCCGATCCTGGCCGTCGGCCTGCTGTACCGCCACGGCTACTTCACCCAGTCCCTCTCGCCGGAGGGCTGGCAGCTGGAGCACTACCCGTCCCTCGACCCCGGCGGCCTGCCGCTGACCCTCCTCAAGGAGGAGGACGGCACACCGGTGCGCGTCGGCATCACCCTGCCCGAGCACCGCACGCTGCACGCCCAGGTCTGGGTGGCCCAGGTGGGCCGGGTGCCGCTGCTGCTGCTCGACTCCGACGTGGCCGAGAACGACAACGCCGCCCGGGACGTCACCGACCGCCTGTACGGCGGCGGCACCGACCACCGGCTGATGCAGGAGCTGCTGCTCGGCGTCGGCGGCGTCCGCGCCATCCGGGCCTACTCCCGGGTCAGCGGCCACCCCGAGCCCGAGGTGTTCCACACCAACGAGGGCCACGCGGGCTTCCTCGGGCTGGAGCGCATCCGCGAGCTCACCGAGAGCAGGCTCTCCTTCGACGAGGCCCTGGAGGCGGTCCGTGCCGGGACGGTCTTCACCACCCACACCCCCGTCCCCGCCGGCATCGACCGCTTCCCGAGCGACATGATCGCCCGCCAGTTCGGCGGCGACAACGCCTGGCCGACGGTCCCGGTGGACCGCATCCTGGCACTCGGCGCCGAGGACGAGCCGGGCAAGTTCAACATGGCCGCCATGGGCATGCGGCTGGCCCAGCGGGTCAACGGCGTCTCGGAGCTGCACGGCGAGGTCAGCCGGGAGATGTTCCAGGGCCTGTGGCCGGGCTTCGACCTCGACGAGATCCCGATCGGCTCGATCACCAACGGCGTGCACGCGCCCACCTGGGTCGGCCGCGAGATCATGGAGCTGGCCGGCCGCGAGCTGCCCACGCTGGTCGAGCGGGCCCAGGGCTGGGAGGGCGTCAACAAGATCTCCGACGCCGACATCTGGGAGATCCGCGGGCGGCTGCGGGCCCGGCTGGTCGAGGGGGCCCGCGAGCGGCTGCGCCGTTCCTGGCTCGACCGGGGCGCCTCCAAGGCCGAGCTCGGCTGGATCGACGACGCCCTCGACCCGAACGTGCTGACCATCGGATTCGCCCGCCGGGTCCCCTCCTACAAGCGGCTCACCCTGATGCTGTGCGACCCCGACCGGCTCCGCGAGCTGCTGCTCGACCCGGACAAGCCGGTCCAGATCGTGATCGCGGGCAAGGCGCACCCGGCCGACGAGGGCGGCAAGAAGCTCATCCAGCAGATCGTGAAGTTCGCCGACTCCGAGGGGGTCCGGCACCGCATCGTCTTCCTGCCCGACTACGACATGGCCCTGGGCCAGCTGCTCGTCCAGGGCTGCGACGTGTGGATGAACAACCCGCTGCGCCCGCTGGAGGCGTGCGGCACGTCCGGGATGAAGGCCGCGCTGAACGGCGGGCTCAACCTGTCGATCCGCGACGGCTGGTGGGACGAGTGGTACGACGGCACCAACGGCTGGGCCATCCCCACCGCCGACGGCGTCATCGACCCCGACCGCCGTGACGAGCTGGAGGCCGGCGCGCTCTACGACCTGATCGACCACGAGGTGGCCGACCGGTTCTACGACCGCGCCTCCGACGGCCTGCCGCTGCGCTGGCTGGAGATGGTCCGGCACACCCTGACCTCCCTCGGTCCCAAGGTGCTGGCCGGCCGGATGCTCCGCGACTACGTGGTCGGCCTCTACACCCCGGCGGCCGAGTCCGCGCGGGCTCTGCTGGCGGACGGGTACGAGCCGGCCAAGGCCTTCGCCGCGTGGCGGCTGAAGGTCTCCCAGGCGTGGCCGGGGATCCGGGTCGAACACGTCGAGGCCTCCAACCTGGCGGACACCCCCGAGGTGGGGGCGGCGCTGGAGCTGCGGGCCACCATCGCCCTGGGCGAGCTGGAACCCGGCGACATCCGGGTCCAGGCCGCCTACGGCCTGGTCGGACTGCATGACGAGCTGGTCGGCCCGGCGTACGCGGACCTCGCCCTGGAGACGGTCGGCGACGACGGCAAGGCCGTCTTCGGCGGCACCATCCCGCTGGACCGCACCGGAGCCTTCGGCTACACCGTCCGGGTCGTCCCCAGCCATCCCCTGATGGCGGCGCCCTCCGAGCTCGGCCTGATCGCCGTGCCGGAGGAACCCGCGGGAATGACCAACGGAACCCTGCGCTGA
- a CDS encoding amylo-alpha-1,6-glucosidase — protein sequence MDGWTFEGQPGTLGDTTVTLVENGSFCVCAGNGDIVQGGAQGIFHADTRLVSRWELRVDEAPVEPLTVIAGEPYHATFVGRAAPRPGRVESTLLVIRDRYVGAGLREDLTLRNLSDEPAGCVLDMYVGSDMADLFEVKSGRVHYVADVEVTPDRSGFMIFSALRSRGTRVLADPAPFAVPGMLIFRIVVPARADWTVTLQVNPILEGEETPGWFSTRHPLEHAEPVRRRADWRRHSPAVSTSNRALAQILHRSREDLGALRLFDPDQPDEPPSIAAGAPWFMTLFGRDSLLASWMALPLDQSLAIGTLRRLARLQGRVDDPLTEEEPGKILHELRFGVQAGVSPHGGLAYYGSVDSSPLFVMLLGELRRWGLHGKEVEELLPHADDALDWITRSADPFLFYRRRTDHGLVNQGWKDSFDGVNFADGTLARPPIALAEVQGYVYAAYNARAHFAHEAGDQDREDHWIGRATRIREAFNERFWLPDRGYYAIGLDGGGRPIDSLASNMGHCLWTGIIEKDRAASVAGHLLSPEMFTGYGVRTLAAGMGAYNPMSYHNGSVWPHDNSIAVAGLMRYGFVEEAQRIAYGMLDAAEAFGMRLPELFCGFNRAQFPMPVPYPTSCSPQAWAAATPIHLVRNLLRFDPWVPYGQVWLDPTGLDDIRITALPFADSRITIDVKGGKVSVTGLPKGMTLRNEPRPPMSAHCRTSPDTLIG from the coding sequence TTGGACGGGTGGACTTTCGAAGGTCAGCCCGGCACCCTGGGCGACACCACGGTGACCCTGGTCGAGAACGGGTCCTTCTGCGTGTGCGCCGGCAACGGCGACATCGTGCAGGGCGGAGCACAGGGGATCTTCCACGCCGACACCCGGTTGGTGTCGCGCTGGGAGCTCCGGGTTGACGAGGCGCCGGTCGAGCCGCTCACCGTGATCGCAGGTGAGCCGTACCACGCGACGTTCGTCGGCCGGGCCGCTCCCCGGCCGGGGCGGGTGGAGAGCACCCTGCTGGTGATCAGGGACCGCTACGTGGGCGCGGGCCTCCGGGAGGATCTGACCCTGCGCAACCTGTCCGACGAACCGGCCGGATGCGTGCTCGACATGTACGTCGGCTCCGACATGGCCGACCTGTTCGAGGTGAAGAGCGGCCGGGTCCACTATGTGGCCGATGTGGAGGTGACGCCCGACCGGTCAGGATTCATGATCTTCTCCGCCCTCCGGTCACGCGGCACCCGGGTACTGGCCGACCCCGCCCCGTTCGCCGTCCCCGGCATGCTCATCTTCCGGATCGTCGTTCCCGCCCGAGCCGACTGGACCGTCACCCTGCAGGTCAACCCGATCCTGGAGGGGGAGGAGACGCCAGGCTGGTTCTCCACCCGCCATCCGCTGGAGCACGCCGAGCCCGTCCGGCGCCGCGCCGACTGGCGGCGGCACAGCCCGGCCGTCAGCACCTCCAACCGTGCGTTGGCCCAGATCCTGCACCGCTCCAGGGAGGACCTCGGGGCGCTGCGGCTGTTCGATCCCGACCAGCCCGACGAACCGCCCAGCATCGCCGCGGGGGCGCCGTGGTTCATGACCCTGTTCGGCCGCGACTCGCTGCTGGCGTCCTGGATGGCGCTGCCGCTGGACCAGTCGCTGGCGATCGGCACCCTGCGGCGCCTGGCCCGGCTGCAGGGCAGGGTCGACGACCCGCTCACCGAGGAGGAGCCGGGCAAGATCCTGCACGAGCTCCGCTTCGGGGTGCAGGCCGGCGTCTCACCGCACGGGGGCCTCGCCTACTACGGTTCGGTCGACTCCAGCCCGCTGTTCGTGATGCTCCTGGGCGAGCTGCGGCGGTGGGGCCTGCACGGCAAGGAGGTCGAGGAGCTCCTGCCGCACGCCGACGACGCCCTCGACTGGATCACCAGATCCGCGGACCCCTTCCTCTTCTACCGCCGCAGGACCGACCACGGCCTGGTCAACCAGGGCTGGAAGGACTCCTTCGACGGCGTCAACTTCGCCGACGGCACCCTGGCCCGCCCGCCCATCGCCCTGGCCGAGGTCCAGGGCTACGTCTACGCCGCCTACAACGCGCGTGCCCACTTCGCGCACGAGGCCGGCGACCAGGACCGGGAGGACCACTGGATCGGCCGCGCGACCAGGATCCGGGAGGCGTTCAACGAGAGGTTCTGGCTGCCGGACCGGGGTTACTACGCCATCGGGCTCGACGGCGGAGGCCGCCCCATCGACAGCCTGGCCTCCAACATGGGGCACTGCCTGTGGACCGGCATCATCGAGAAGGACCGGGCGGCCTCCGTCGCCGGGCACCTGCTGTCTCCGGAGATGTTCACCGGTTACGGCGTGCGCACCCTGGCCGCCGGCATGGGCGCCTACAACCCGATGAGCTACCACAACGGCTCGGTCTGGCCGCACGACAACTCCATCGCCGTCGCCGGCCTGATGCGCTACGGCTTCGTCGAGGAGGCGCAGCGGATCGCCTACGGCATGCTGGACGCGGCCGAGGCCTTCGGCATGCGGTTGCCGGAGCTGTTCTGCGGGTTCAACCGGGCGCAGTTCCCCATGCCGGTGCCGTATCCCACCTCCTGCTCCCCGCAGGCCTGGGCCGCCGCGACCCCCATCCACCTGGTCCGCAACCTGCTCCGGTTCGACCCGTGGGTCCCCTACGGCCAGGTCTGGCTGGACCCCACCGGCCTGGACGACATACGGATCACCGCGCTCCCCTTCGCCGACTCCCGGATCACGATCGACGTCAAGGGCGGCAAGGTGTCCGTCACCGGGCTGCCCAAGGGCATGACCCTGCGCAACGAGCCGCGCCCACCCATGTCGGCTCACTGCCGGACCTCCCCCGACACCCTGATCGGTTAA
- a CDS encoding ribbon-helix-helix protein, CopG family, with the protein MRTTVRLDEDVIAAVERLRHERHIGLSEALNELARGHACPP; encoded by the coding sequence ATGAGGACGACTGTGCGCCTTGACGAGGATGTGATCGCCGCAGTCGAGCGGCTGAGGCATGAAAGGCATATCGGCCTCAGCGAAGCGCTCAACGAGCTCGCCCGCGGGCATGCGTGCCCGCCCTGA
- a CDS encoding glycosyltransferase family 4 protein: MISTTELQGWRGGGMRIVMIAPPWYDVPPLGYGGIESMLAGLVAGLSRRGHDITLIGAGKPGTPARFLCTYDPAPSGRIGEAMPEVLHAAMAQDIIADLDADIVHDHSLAGPLTAATRRVPTLVTCHGEVDGELGAYYRVLSETVSMVAISTAQRRLAPKLNWAGVVHNAVEIQSFPFREHKDDWVLWLGRFNEDKGAHLAIDAARTAGRRILLAGKLTEQVEHDYFEKYVRPRLGADAEYVGEADADRKRELLAAARCLVFPILWEEPFGMVMIEAMACGTPVVALGRGAVPEVVVDGITGFVRARADELPEAIEGADMIDPHACRSHVARRFGIDAMSEKYERIYCRLTGGLVEPPGETRDLALPVN, from the coding sequence ATGATCTCCACAACAGAACTTCAGGGGTGGCGCGGCGGCGGGATGCGCATCGTGATGATCGCGCCGCCCTGGTACGACGTGCCACCCCTGGGCTATGGCGGCATCGAGTCGATGCTGGCCGGACTCGTCGCCGGGCTCTCGCGGCGCGGGCACGACATCACCCTGATCGGGGCGGGCAAGCCGGGGACACCCGCGCGCTTCCTGTGCACCTACGATCCGGCGCCCTCCGGGCGCATCGGCGAGGCGATGCCCGAGGTGCTGCACGCGGCCATGGCGCAGGACATCATCGCCGACCTCGACGCCGACATCGTGCACGACCACTCGCTGGCCGGACCGCTGACCGCGGCCACCCGGCGCGTGCCCACCCTGGTGACCTGCCACGGCGAGGTGGACGGCGAGCTCGGCGCGTACTACCGGGTCCTCTCCGAAACCGTGTCGATGGTCGCCATCTCCACGGCGCAGCGGCGGCTCGCCCCGAAGCTGAACTGGGCCGGAGTCGTCCACAACGCCGTCGAGATCCAGTCCTTCCCCTTCCGGGAGCACAAGGACGACTGGGTCCTGTGGCTGGGCCGGTTCAACGAGGACAAGGGCGCCCACCTGGCCATCGACGCCGCCCGGACGGCCGGGCGGCGGATCCTGCTCGCCGGGAAGCTCACCGAGCAGGTGGAGCACGACTACTTCGAGAAGTACGTCCGGCCCCGGCTCGGCGCCGACGCCGAGTACGTCGGCGAGGCTGACGCCGACCGCAAGCGCGAGCTGCTGGCGGCGGCCCGCTGCCTGGTCTTCCCGATCCTGTGGGAGGAGCCGTTCGGCATGGTGATGATCGAGGCCATGGCCTGCGGGACGCCCGTGGTCGCGCTCGGCCGGGGAGCCGTGCCCGAGGTGGTCGTGGACGGGATCACCGGTTTCGTCCGCGCCCGTGCCGACGAGCTCCCCGAGGCCATCGAGGGGGCGGACATGATCGACCCGCATGCGTGCCGGTCCCACGTCGCCCGCCGGTTCGGCATCGACGCGATGAGCGAGAAGTACGAGAGGATCTACTGTCGGCTGACCGGAGGGCTTGTCGAGCCTCCCGGGGAAACCAGGGATCTGGCACTGCCCGTCAACTGA
- a CDS encoding N-acetylmuramoyl-L-alanine amidase has protein sequence MQRSTPLRMAVAAVMAVGGLALIQPASAQAAPDDRQTAFTQAAETYDVPESVLLGVSYLESRWDANAGLPSNSAGFGPMHLTDAAALNTAPAADHHGQGEEDPRGDDSRPLTLREHLAAPAAIPASLRTLEKAAELTGASREELRADPAANIRGGAALLADYQKQLGAPLSADPAEWYGAVARYSGADEADAAKFFADEVYATIESGAERVTDDGQKVGLKAVPGLKKIEKWLERLGLHPARRDGVECPPTISCEWVPAPYQALPNDDYGNHDLADRPRSQKVEYIVIHDMEGYFDPSVRLVQDPTYVSWHYSLRSNDGHIAQHVKTKDVAWHAGNWYINSKSIGLEHEGFLGEGAAWYTEAMYRTSARLVRYLALRHGVPLDRAHIIGHDNVPGTIPSTVRGMHEDPGPFWDWAHYFELLGRPLHGSGGPKAESVMILPDFDKNQPYYYGCDRKNPSADCVPQGSSSVWLRTEPREDAPLVKDIGKHPTGDSLYSVFDHSARANTGQRYTLADRQGDWTAIWYLGQKAWFHNPAAQPTAVPSRGLVVTPKPGLASIPVYGRAYPEAEAYPAGVPYQAVTPLQYTFAAGQRYTLGLAAQSEYYRAVTFDASQHLVVRGKLKYYQIQFGHRVMFVNADDVVVSVA, from the coding sequence ATGCAACGATCCACGCCGCTCCGGATGGCGGTCGCCGCCGTCATGGCCGTCGGCGGCCTCGCCCTCATCCAGCCGGCGTCGGCCCAGGCGGCCCCCGACGACCGGCAGACGGCCTTCACCCAGGCGGCCGAAACCTACGACGTGCCCGAGAGCGTCCTGCTCGGCGTGTCCTACCTGGAGTCCCGCTGGGACGCCAACGCGGGCCTGCCGAGCAACTCTGCCGGTTTCGGCCCCATGCACCTCACCGACGCCGCCGCGCTCAACACGGCGCCCGCCGCCGACCACCACGGTCAGGGCGAGGAGGATCCCCGCGGCGACGACAGCCGCCCGCTCACGCTGCGCGAGCACCTGGCGGCGCCCGCCGCGATCCCCGCCTCCCTCCGGACGCTGGAGAAGGCCGCCGAACTCACCGGCGCGAGCCGCGAGGAGCTGCGCGCGGACCCGGCCGCCAACATCCGCGGCGGCGCCGCGCTGCTGGCCGACTACCAGAAGCAGCTCGGCGCGCCGCTCAGCGCCGACCCGGCCGAGTGGTACGGCGCGGTGGCCCGCTACTCGGGCGCCGACGAGGCCGACGCGGCGAAGTTCTTCGCCGACGAGGTGTACGCCACGATCGAGTCCGGCGCCGAGCGGGTCACCGACGACGGGCAGAAAGTCGGCCTGAAGGCGGTGCCCGGCCTGAAGAAGATCGAGAAGTGGCTGGAGAGGCTCGGGCTGCACCCGGCCCGCCGCGACGGCGTCGAGTGCCCGCCCACGATCTCGTGCGAGTGGGTCCCGGCGCCCTACCAGGCCCTGCCGAACGACGACTACGGCAACCACGACCTGGCCGACCGGCCGCGGAGCCAGAAGGTCGAATACATCGTCATCCACGACATGGAGGGCTACTTCGACCCCTCCGTGCGGCTGGTCCAGGACCCCACCTACGTGAGCTGGCACTACTCGCTGCGGTCCAACGACGGCCACATCGCCCAGCACGTAAAGACCAAGGACGTCGCCTGGCACGCGGGCAACTGGTACATCAACTCCAAGTCCATCGGCCTTGAGCACGAGGGCTTCCTCGGCGAGGGCGCCGCCTGGTACACCGAGGCGATGTACCGCACCTCGGCCAGGCTGGTGCGTTACCTGGCCCTGCGGCACGGCGTCCCGCTGGACCGCGCGCACATCATCGGCCACGACAACGTGCCGGGCACCATTCCGAGCACCGTGCGGGGCATGCACGAGGACCCGGGCCCCTTCTGGGACTGGGCGCACTACTTCGAGCTGCTCGGCAGGCCGCTGCACGGCTCCGGCGGGCCCAAGGCGGAGTCGGTGATGATCCTGCCCGACTTCGACAAGAACCAGCCGTACTACTACGGCTGCGACCGCAAGAACCCGTCGGCCGACTGCGTGCCGCAGGGCTCGTCGTCGGTCTGGCTGCGCACCGAGCCGCGAGAGGACGCCCCGCTGGTCAAGGACATCGGCAAGCACCCGACCGGCGACTCGCTCTACAGCGTCTTCGACCACAGCGCCCGCGCCAACACCGGCCAGCGCTACACCCTGGCCGACCGGCAGGGCGACTGGACGGCGATCTGGTATCTCGGCCAGAAGGCCTGGTTCCACAACCCGGCCGCCCAGCCCACCGCGGTCCCCTCGCGCGGCCTGGTGGTGACGCCCAAGCCCGGTCTCGCGAGCATCCCGGTGTACGGCAGGGCGTACCCGGAGGCGGAGGCCTACCCGGCGGGCGTGCCGTACCAGGCGGTCACCCCGCTGCAGTACACGTTCGCCGCGGGCCAGCGCTACACCCTCGGCCTCGCCGCCCAGAGTGAGTACTACCGGGCGGTGACCTTCGACGCGTCCCAGCACCTGGTGGTCCGCGGCAAGCTGAAGTACTACCAGATCCAGTTCGGCCACCGGGTGATGTTCGTCAACGCCGACGACGTCGTGGTGTCCGTCGCCTGA
- a CDS encoding enoyl-CoA hydratase/isomerase family protein, producing the protein MGEFVRVETAKGIATIRLDRPKMNALNRQVQEEIAECARQVDADTGVHAVVVYGGERVFAAGADIKEMAGMSYADMSVHSGALQDCFTAVAQIGKPVIAAVTGYALGGGCELALCADIRIAGESAKFGQPEILLGIIPGAGGTQRLPRLVGPARAKDLIFTGRHVPAAEALEIGLVDRVVPDADVYDEALSYAARFVGGPALALRAAKQAVDRGLEVDLATGLEIERLQFAALFATDDAGIGMRAFAEKAQATFTGR; encoded by the coding sequence ATGGGCGAGTTCGTGCGGGTGGAGACGGCCAAGGGGATCGCGACGATCAGGCTGGACCGGCCCAAGATGAACGCGCTCAACCGTCAGGTGCAGGAGGAGATCGCGGAGTGCGCCCGGCAGGTGGACGCCGACACCGGCGTCCACGCCGTGGTCGTCTACGGCGGGGAGCGGGTCTTCGCGGCGGGGGCCGACATCAAGGAGATGGCCGGCATGTCCTATGCCGACATGTCGGTGCACTCCGGGGCGTTGCAGGACTGTTTCACCGCTGTCGCGCAGATCGGCAAGCCGGTCATCGCCGCTGTGACCGGTTACGCCCTGGGCGGCGGCTGCGAGCTCGCGCTCTGCGCCGACATCCGGATCGCCGGCGAGTCGGCCAAGTTCGGCCAGCCGGAGATCCTGCTCGGCATCATCCCCGGCGCGGGCGGCACCCAGCGGCTGCCCCGGCTGGTCGGCCCGGCCAGGGCCAAGGACCTCATCTTCACCGGCCGCCACGTCCCCGCCGCGGAGGCGCTGGAGATCGGGCTGGTCGACAGGGTCGTCCCCGACGCCGACGTCTACGACGAGGCGCTCTCCTACGCCGCCAGGTTCGTCGGCGGTCCCGCGCTGGCCCTGCGCGCCGCCAAGCAGGCCGTCGACCGCGGCCTCGAGGTGGACCTGGCCACCGGCCTGGAGATCGAGCGGCTCCAGTTCGCGGCCCTGTTCGCCACCGACGACGCCGGGATCGGCATGCGCGCCTTCGCGGAGAAGGCTCAGGCCACGTTCACCGGCCGCTGA
- a CDS encoding DUF6395 domain-containing protein, producing the protein MRATWTADGAVWHLAFRLDPEDAITGFCADGQPLKLATNSFRVELPREPRAVHPDLAALAAWTVVAPWTRRAIAFDRPISPELAAAIQAGWGVEAGPVGEVARTGSRLAISYSGGADSAAVAAMLPDAPFVHFQRVSHPRVPNRWTHYRADVLASLAEKTGRELTVVRSDLEFTLAEPRPGYPEHHAVAAGALLLADELDLGGLAFGYELGSRWLGGDRYLLRYTPDNPMWSPDGAWGRAFAAAGLHIVLPVGGVSEAVTMRLALESDLREQVRWCLRGVNGPCGTCGKCLYKELIQAAVERRPLRTTVAPGRPVARKWQEPPPYGGQEMIEYGCARVPGIEDTLFGRAAAFLGATEASTAWLDRCYPPAIEEIPEPWRKQVRDFVAEKIGFMSDDEARRVETWGMS; encoded by the coding sequence ATGAGGGCCACCTGGACGGCCGACGGCGCCGTGTGGCATCTCGCCTTCCGGCTGGACCCGGAGGACGCCATCACCGGGTTCTGCGCCGACGGCCAGCCCCTGAAGCTGGCCACGAACTCCTTCCGGGTCGAGCTGCCGCGCGAGCCGCGCGCGGTCCACCCCGACCTGGCGGCGCTCGCCGCGTGGACCGTCGTCGCGCCGTGGACCCGGCGCGCGATCGCCTTCGACCGGCCGATCTCGCCGGAGCTCGCCGCGGCGATCCAGGCAGGCTGGGGGGTCGAGGCGGGACCGGTCGGTGAGGTCGCGCGCACCGGCAGCAGGCTGGCGATCTCCTACAGCGGCGGCGCCGACTCCGCGGCCGTGGCCGCGATGCTGCCCGACGCGCCGTTCGTGCACTTCCAACGGGTCTCCCACCCGCGGGTGCCGAACCGCTGGACCCACTACCGCGCCGACGTGCTGGCCTCGCTGGCCGAGAAGACCGGCCGCGAGCTGACCGTCGTCCGCTCCGACCTGGAGTTCACCCTCGCCGAGCCCCGGCCCGGCTACCCCGAGCACCACGCGGTGGCCGCCGGGGCGCTGCTGCTGGCCGACGAGCTCGACCTGGGCGGCCTCGCCTTCGGCTACGAGCTGGGCTCGCGCTGGCTGGGCGGCGACCGCTACCTGCTCCGCTACACCCCCGACAATCCGATGTGGTCCCCGGACGGCGCCTGGGGCCGGGCCTTCGCCGCTGCCGGCCTGCACATCGTGCTCCCCGTCGGCGGGGTCAGCGAGGCCGTCACCATGCGCCTCGCCCTGGAGTCGGACCTGCGCGAGCAGGTCCGCTGGTGCCTGCGCGGCGTGAACGGCCCCTGCGGCACCTGCGGGAAGTGCCTCTACAAGGAGCTCATCCAGGCCGCCGTCGAACGCCGCCCGCTGCGCACCACGGTCGCTCCGGGCCGGCCGGTCGCGCGAAAATGGCAGGAGCCCCCGCCGTACGGTGGCCAGGAGATGATCGAGTACGGCTGCGCACGGGTGCCCGGCATCGAGGACACGCTCTTCGGCAGAGCCGCGGCGTTCCTGGGCGCGACCGAGGCGTCGACGGCCTGGCTCGACCGCTGCTACCCGCCCGCGATCGAGGAGATCCCCGAGCCGTGGCGCAAGCAGGTCCGTGACTTCGTCGCAGAGAAGATCGGTTTCATGAGTGACGACGAGGCGCGCCGCGTCGAGACTTGGGGGATGTCGTGA